Proteins from a genomic interval of Nitrospinaceae bacterium:
- a CDS encoding helix-turn-helix transcriptional regulator — protein sequence MALKSKGRVGRPRKTESTPTTKIKLKVPEVKIGEKVRKLRKENGYSIQKLAELSGVSPAGIYKIETNGMVPTVTTLVKLATALEHRVSHFVEEENGYPEARHIRKKDREIVSSGQEGRTEVVAERLRQGRLESVYRTLEPGSKTKNPIIRAGCEHLIYCLKGDLCISRGDNSFHLKEGDSFHCESKGELALVNDGRAEARFLVVNAGHNAM from the coding sequence ATGGCACTAAAATCAAAGGGCCGCGTTGGCCGGCCTCGTAAAACAGAAAGCACACCGACAACGAAAATTAAACTTAAAGTTCCCGAGGTCAAAATCGGAGAAAAGGTCCGCAAGCTTCGCAAGGAGAACGGATATTCTATCCAGAAGTTGGCCGAGCTCTCTGGTGTTTCCCCGGCGGGCATTTATAAAATTGAAACCAACGGGATGGTGCCCACCGTTACGACGCTGGTGAAGTTGGCGACGGCGCTAGAGCATCGGGTGAGCCATTTTGTCGAAGAGGAAAACGGTTATCCCGAGGCGCGTCACATTCGAAAAAAAGATCGAGAGATTGTTTCGAGTGGCCAGGAAGGCCGGACTGAGGTCGTCGCCGAGCGTCTCAGGCAGGGCCGTCTTGAGTCCGTCTACCGCACACTTGAGCCGGGAAGCAAAACCAAGAACCCGATTATCCGGGCTGGTTGCGAGCATTTAATTTACTGCCTTAAGGGCGATCTTTGCATCTCTCGGGGAGACAATTCTTTCCACCTCAAGGAAGGCGATTCGTTTCACTGTGAATCGAAGGGCGAGCTTGCTTTAGTG
- the dnaN gene encoding DNA polymerase III subunit beta, which produces MDIVISREMLHRALQTVQGVVESRSSAMPILQNVLLTTEGKKQVRLVATNLDIGLKGVFEAKVNKGGSVTLNARKLFDIVRELPDADVHLVEEDGQWIRMTCERSSFRFPSLPASDFPSVPDADGDSPQGVSSEVLGDMIRKTMFSISQDETRYTYNGVFMESEGDMLRLVATDGHRLALIERPNDGAEFATGVIIHKKALGELVKLLSETGGSVDIFLQENHVIFKSDRFELSARLIDGDFPKYRQVIPKDNEHRIVTDRDKLLRALRRVSLLSNETRMVKFVFGSGQLKLTTNGSEAGEAEEILESDYSGEELTIGFNARYCLDVLNILDEQNVCFQLKDSLSPGILRPDEAEGYTYVIMPMRV; this is translated from the coding sequence ATGGATATCGTGATTAGCAGGGAGATGCTGCACCGCGCCCTTCAAACGGTACAGGGGGTGGTGGAGAGTCGAAGCAGTGCCATGCCGATCCTGCAGAACGTTCTCCTCACCACCGAGGGCAAGAAACAGGTCCGTCTTGTTGCCACAAATCTCGATATCGGACTTAAGGGCGTTTTCGAGGCCAAGGTGAACAAGGGTGGCTCGGTGACGCTCAATGCGCGAAAGCTGTTCGACATTGTGCGCGAGTTGCCGGACGCCGATGTGCATCTTGTCGAGGAAGACGGACAATGGATCCGCATGACGTGTGAGCGCTCAAGCTTTCGATTCCCGAGCTTGCCGGCCTCGGATTTTCCCTCGGTTCCGGATGCAGATGGCGATTCTCCTCAAGGCGTTTCGTCTGAAGTTCTTGGGGATATGATTCGAAAAACCATGTTTTCGATCTCGCAGGATGAAACGCGCTATACATACAACGGCGTATTTATGGAATCTGAAGGCGATATGCTTCGTCTGGTCGCAACGGACGGACATCGGCTGGCCCTTATCGAGCGGCCCAACGATGGCGCTGAATTTGCCACGGGCGTAATCATTCACAAAAAAGCGCTTGGCGAGCTGGTTAAACTCCTTTCTGAAACTGGCGGGAGTGTTGATATTTTTCTCCAAGAAAATCATGTTATTTTCAAGTCTGATAGGTTTGAGCTTTCTGCTCGATTGATCGACGGTGATTTCCCGAAATACCGCCAGGTGATTCCCAAAGATAATGAACATCGTATTGTTACGGATCGAGACAAGCTTCTTCGGGCACTTCGGCGCGTTTCTCTTCTCTCGAACGAGACCCGGATGGTGAAATTTGTTTTTGGTTCCGGGCAGTTGAAGCTGACCACAAATGGCTCTGAGGCGGGAGAAGCTGAGGAAATTTTGGAGTCTGATTATTCTGGAGAAGAATTGACTATCGGGTTTAATGCCAGATATTGCCTTGATGTGCTCAATATTCTTGACGAGCAGAATGTATGCTTTCAGCTCAAAGACTCTCTGAGCCCTGGGATATTGCGCCCTGATGAGGCGGAAGGCTACACATATGTCATCATGCCCATGCGCGTTTGA